In Denitratisoma sp. DHT3, one DNA window encodes the following:
- a CDS encoding TonB-dependent receptor plug domain-containing protein yields the protein MKDVLITAKAIKDVDKRRFSTAAKIVYGREELDRYGDSSVGDILKRLPGVTLSGTPGRGGDIRMRGLGNGYTMILINGEPAPRGFSMDSLAPEQIEQIEIMRAPVAEHSARAIAGIINIVLRENHVRRDNQGRFALGWENGHLQPSFSFQRGDTLNDFSYNINANVAHRNQTSETQTHTEARNALTSTPTLLQTQQDKSQAISDNLHLGTRLNWKLTGGDSLIVMPFLMASRNTTFGTSLRDTPIGDGIYRTANWRTESDSTLFRAMSTWRHKLDNDARLEIRLNGNYADSSSQTSRHEYDAAGLPAHTTLSHSGIRDSGFSNAGKYTQSTQPGQSFSLGWEVEQSHRNETDTTVQDGVVQLAQYGTTLEAGTRRYALFGQRDWDVTPLWSAYAGLRWESVHTRSDWLNNAIENDSSVASPLLHSVWRFTEESKDQIRLSLTRSYKSPTLANLVPRPRLASGYPASGTNTATSPDTSGNPFLKPELAWGLDLAYEHYFSEGGLVSIGGFRRNIENLIRNVTSLQTVGWSPSQRWLSSPQNFGQAVTQGLELEAKLRLPEVYPEAPPIDLRANYSRFWSHVDGVVGPNNRLDQQPTFTANLGADYRLRSLPLTLGGNMNWTPAYSVQQTDNQIYGQGLKRVFDLYALWRFDPNTQLRLSASNLLHADYATANQATFGPIDQVARTVTKTYLTWAARLELKY from the coding sequence ATGAAAGACGTCCTGATCACGGCGAAAGCCATCAAGGATGTGGACAAGCGGCGCTTTTCGACTGCGGCCAAAATCGTCTATGGCCGAGAGGAATTGGACCGCTACGGAGACAGTTCCGTCGGCGACATTCTGAAGCGGCTGCCCGGCGTCACCTTGTCCGGCACACCGGGGCGCGGAGGCGACATCCGCATGCGGGGGCTGGGTAACGGCTACACCATGATCCTGATCAACGGCGAACCGGCGCCACGGGGTTTTTCCATGGATTCCCTGGCGCCGGAGCAGATCGAGCAGATCGAAATCATGCGGGCGCCGGTTGCCGAGCATAGCGCCCGAGCCATCGCCGGCATCATCAATATCGTGTTGCGAGAAAACCATGTCCGGCGCGACAACCAAGGACGTTTCGCCCTGGGCTGGGAAAACGGCCACCTCCAGCCATCCTTCTCGTTCCAGCGGGGCGACACGCTGAACGACTTCAGCTACAACATCAATGCCAACGTCGCCCATCGAAATCAAACTTCGGAGACGCAAACCCATACCGAAGCACGCAATGCGCTGACATCGACCCCGACCCTGCTCCAGACGCAGCAGGACAAAAGCCAGGCGATCTCCGACAACCTGCATCTCGGCACCCGCCTGAACTGGAAGCTGACCGGCGGCGACAGCCTGATCGTCATGCCGTTTCTGATGGCTTCGAGAAACACGACTTTCGGCACGTCCCTGCGGGATACACCGATCGGCGACGGTATCTACCGTACGGCCAATTGGCGTACCGAATCGGACAGTACGCTGTTTCGCGCCATGAGTACCTGGCGCCACAAACTCGACAACGACGCCAGGCTCGAAATCCGCCTGAACGGCAATTATGCGGACAGCAGCAGTCAGACATCGCGGCACGAATACGATGCGGCCGGCCTTCCGGCCCATACGACCCTGAGCCACAGCGGAATACGCGACAGCGGTTTCAGCAATGCCGGCAAGTACACGCAGTCCACGCAGCCGGGACAAAGTTTTTCCCTGGGCTGGGAAGTCGAGCAGAGCCATCGCAACGAAACGGACACGACCGTGCAGGATGGCGTGGTCCAACTGGCCCAATACGGCACGACACTGGAAGCCGGCACCCGGCGCTACGCCCTTTTCGGGCAGAGGGATTGGGACGTCACGCCCCTGTGGTCGGCTTACGCCGGGCTGCGCTGGGAATCCGTCCATACCCGGAGCGACTGGCTGAACAACGCCATCGAAAACGACAGCAGCGTCGCCAGCCCGCTCCTCCACAGCGTGTGGCGCTTCACCGAGGAGAGCAAGGACCAGATACGACTGAGCCTGACCCGAAGCTACAAATCGCCGACCCTGGCGAACCTGGTCCCGCGCCCTAGGCTTGCCAGCGGCTACCCGGCATCGGGCACGAACACCGCGACGAGCCCCGACACCTCCGGCAATCCCTTCCTGAAGCCTGAACTTGCCTGGGGACTGGACCTCGCCTACGAGCATTATTTTTCCGAAGGCGGGCTGGTCAGCATCGGCGGCTTCCGCCGGAACATCGAAAACCTGATCCGGAATGTGACGTCCTTGCAGACGGTCGGCTGGTCGCCGTCACAGCGGTGGCTGAGTTCTCCGCAGAATTTCGGTCAGGCCGTGACCCAGGGACTCGAACTGGAAGCCAAACTGAGGCTGCCCGAGGTTTATCCGGAGGCGCCACCGATCGATCTGCGCGCCAACTACAGCCGGTTCTGGTCTCATGTCGACGGGGTGGTCGGTCCGAACAATCGACTGGATCAGCAACCGACCTTCACGGCAAACCTCGGTGCCGACTATCGCCTGCGCAGCCTGCCCCTGACCCTGGGCGGCAACATGAACTGGACACCGGCCTACTCGGTCCAGCAAACCGACAACCAGATCTACGGCCAGGGTCTGAAACGCGTTTTCGATCTCTACGCGCTTTGGCGTTTCGATCCGAATACGCAGCTACGGCTGTCGGCTTCCAACCTTCTCCATGCCGATTACGCAACGGCGAACCAGGCCACCTTTGGCCCGATCGATCAAGTGGCAAGGACGGTGACCAAGACCTACCTCACCTGGGCGGCGCGCCTCGAACTCAAATACTGA